A single region of the Dehalobacter sp. 12DCB1 genome encodes:
- the ilvB gene encoding biosynthetic-type acetolactate synthase large subunit, which yields MDRSKEDALIARDPEITWEDEESLALDNYNGAKALLDVLDQEGVELIFGYPGGSLLALYDALLDSSIRHILPRHEQSAVHAADAYARVSGKVGVCLATSGPGAANMVTGIANAYMDSIPLVILTGQVSTHLLGTDSFQEVDITGITMPITKHSYLVKDARDIPRIVKEAFYIASTGRPGPVLIDLPKNIMAAEVTEPYSSKVTLKSYKFFTKGNSGQISEAAKALAQSKKPIVYTGGGVITSGAGKILQEVLQKANLPVVTTLMGIGSVPSKHPNHLGMVGMHGTITANLAVDECDLLIAIGVRFDDRVTSGLKHRFATKAKVIHIDIDPAEIGKVIRAHIPIVGDARLVLEEFVTKINPPVIQDWWKELRNWQKEYPLSYEQDGRLNPQTILEAMGKISGEEAVVVTDVGQHQMWAAQFCPINQERHFITSAGLGTMGFGLPAAIGAQFAKPESLVFLVTGDGSLQMSIHELATAVQYHLPIKIVLMNNGVLGMVRQMQKMLFNERFSQIQLDANPDFVKLADAYGIKGRRVEQADQVEDALKEAVATPGPFLLDFTISPDEVVLPFVPAGQGITEILEGKE from the coding sequence ATGGATAGGTCCAAAGAAGACGCCTTAATAGCCAGAGACCCTGAAATTACCTGGGAAGACGAAGAAAGTCTTGCTTTGGATAATTATAATGGTGCCAAAGCGCTGCTCGATGTACTGGACCAGGAAGGGGTAGAGCTGATATTCGGGTATCCCGGCGGATCTTTGCTCGCACTGTATGATGCGCTTCTGGACAGCTCGATCCGTCATATCCTGCCGAGACATGAGCAGAGTGCTGTTCATGCCGCTGATGCCTACGCGCGGGTCAGCGGCAAGGTTGGTGTCTGTCTGGCCACCTCAGGTCCGGGAGCCGCCAATATGGTTACAGGAATTGCGAATGCGTATATGGATTCCATTCCGCTTGTGATTTTAACCGGTCAGGTATCGACCCATCTGTTGGGGACGGATTCTTTTCAGGAAGTTGACATTACGGGAATTACGATGCCGATCACGAAGCATTCCTATCTGGTCAAGGATGCGAGAGACATTCCGCGTATCGTGAAAGAAGCGTTTTACATTGCCAGTACAGGACGTCCGGGTCCGGTCCTGATCGATCTGCCGAAGAATATTATGGCAGCAGAGGTCACTGAGCCTTATTCGTCCAAAGTTACGCTCAAAAGCTATAAATTCTTTACTAAAGGAAACTCCGGTCAGATTTCTGAAGCAGCTAAAGCGCTGGCCCAAAGCAAGAAACCGATTGTTTATACCGGGGGAGGCGTCATAACCTCCGGCGCCGGTAAGATTCTTCAGGAAGTGCTCCAAAAAGCCAATCTTCCTGTGGTCACAACGCTGATGGGCATTGGCAGTGTCCCGTCCAAGCATCCGAATCATTTAGGGATGGTCGGAATGCATGGGACCATTACTGCAAATCTCGCCGTCGATGAGTGCGATTTACTGATTGCGATCGGTGTCCGCTTTGACGACAGGGTCACGAGCGGGCTGAAGCACCGTTTTGCCACGAAAGCGAAAGTCATTCATATTGACATAGATCCTGCCGAGATCGGCAAAGTCATCCGAGCACATATCCCGATTGTTGGAGATGCCAGACTTGTCCTGGAAGAGTTTGTTACCAAAATCAATCCGCCGGTCATTCAGGATTGGTGGAAGGAACTCAGGAACTGGCAAAAGGAATACCCGCTAAGCTATGAGCAGGACGGCCGCCTCAATCCGCAGACGATTTTGGAAGCAATGGGAAAAATCAGCGGGGAAGAAGCGGTTGTGGTGACGGATGTCGGCCAGCACCAGATGTGGGCGGCCCAATTCTGTCCGATTAATCAAGAAAGACATTTTATTACTAGTGCCGGTCTGGGCACGATGGGATTTGGTCTTCCGGCTGCAATCGGCGCCCAGTTTGCCAAACCTGAAAGTTTGGTCTTTCTGGTTACCGGAGACGGTTCTTTACAAATGAGTATCCATGAGCTCGCCACCGCGGTCCAATATCACCTTCCCATAAAAATAGTCCTGATGAATAATGGGGTTTTAGGCATGGTCAGGCAGATGCAAAAAATGCTCTTTAACGAGCGTTTCAGCCAGATCCAGCTGGATGCCAATCCCGATTTTGTGAAACTTGCTGACGCCTATGGGATCAAAGGGCGCAGAGTCGAGCAGGCCGACCAGGTTGAGGATGCCTTGAAGGAAGCTGTCGCAACGCCCGGACCATTTTTGCTGGATTTCACGATCTCACCGGATGAAGTTGTACTTCCTTTTGTCCCTGCCGGTCAGGGAATAACAGAGATACTGGAGGGGAAGGAATAA